The sequence below is a genomic window from Cobetia sp. cqz5-12.
GCTCCGCAGCGCGGCAGCGACCTGCGTTACAACCTGGATCTCGATCTGGAATCGGCGGTTGCCGGTACCACGGTCGATATCCGCGTGCCGCGTCTGGCCGCCTGTGGCCACTGCGATGGCGATGGTGCCGAGCCGGGTTCCAGCAAGGAAACCTGCCCGACCTGCAATGGCATGGGCAAGGTGCGCATGCAGCAGGGCTTCTTCGCGGTCGAGCAGGCGTGTCCGACCTGCCACGGTCGTGGCGAGAAGATCAGCGTGCCGTGTCGCAAGTGTCACGGCGAAGGCCGCGTCCAGGAATCCAAGACCCTCTCGGTCAAGATTCCGCCGGGCGTCGACACCGGCGATCGTATCCGTCTGAACGGCGAAGGCGAGGGCGGTGTCAACGGCGGGCCGTCAGGTGATCTGTATGTGCAGGTCAACCTGCGCGAGCACGATATCTTCAAGCGCGATGGTCGTCACCTGCAGTGTGAAGTGCCGATCAGCTTCGTCGATGCGGCGCTGGGCGGCGAGCTCAACGTGCCTACTCTCGACGGACGTGTCGTGCTGAAGATTCCGGCCGAGACCCAGACCGGCAAGCTGTTCCGTCTGCGCGGCAAGGGTGTCAAGCCGGTGCGCGGCGGCCCCGCCGGGGACCTGTTGTGCAAGGTGGTCATCGAGACCCCGGTCAGCCTGAATGAAGAGCAGAAGGAGCTGCTGCGTCAGTTCCAGCAGAGCCTCGGTGATACCGGCAAGAGCCATTCACCGAAGGAGAACAGCTTCTTCGATGGCGTGAAGAAGTTCTTCGAAGACATGAAGCCCTAGGCATCTGCCTTGCCGTCCGCGGGCCAGTCCCGTGGATGGCCTTCATGCAAGAGAGCCCCGCACTCGATTCATCGAGTGCGGGGCTCTCGCGTTTCAGGCCTGGTAGCTCAGTCCGGGATGCGACTATTCCGGCGCCGTTTCAGCCGTGAAGGCCTCGGGTTCGATGACGGCAAAGCAGCTCAGCAGCGTGGTCTGGAAGCTGCTGAAATTGTCATCCGAGATCATCAGGAAGCGATTGCCTTCCAGGTGCGTCAGTCCTTCGAAGTTGTCCAGCGACCAGCCATCGCCACTCGACAGGCGTGCCAGGGTGCGCACCTCGGCCTGGGTGCCGGGTTCGCCGAGGTGCGCGCGGCGCAGACTGATCACCAGTGGGAAGGGTGGCGAGAAGGCGCGCTCCAGCATCAGCATGTCACCATCGGGCAGCATCTCCATCGCGGTCAGACTCGAGCCGGTATCGCTGGCCAGCGGGTAGCTCCACTCGTGCTTGTCATCGAGGCTGAAGATGCGCGTCATGCCCTCGCTCATGCCCTCCGGCGTGGCTTCCAGCCCGGCGAGCAGACCGTATTTCGGATGCAGGGTCAGGGCTTCCATGCCGTTGTTGGGTGCCGCACCACGCGCGCCCATCGGGGTGAAGGGCTCATTGACGGCAAGGCCGCTGGGCAGGAAGTGTTCGACGCGTGGCTGCTGCTCGAAGCTGATCACCAGGCGGGAGTCGCCGCGGCGGTCATTGTTCGCGCGTAGCAGCTGCAGGCCTTCGGCGTCACTGAGGGTGCCGCGCAGCGAGACATCGGTCTCGTCGCGCAGGGTGTAGGTATTGAGCGCCTTGGCCCCGACCAACTCACCATGGCGGAAGGCGAGGCGCAGACGATGCAGCCAGCCGCGGTCCGACACGGCATACAGCAGTGACTCGTCCTGATCCCAGCCGATGTCCGACAGGCCACCGACGGGAGTGTCATCCAACCACTTGCCCGGCAACCTGAGCGTGCCGCACCACTGGATTTCCGGGAACTCGCTCTTCTGTTCCGGCGATGCCAGCGTGTAGGGGCGCGGGTGAACGCCGCAGGCGCTCAACAGGCCGGCAAGCGCCGTGGTGGCAGCGATGGTCTGAAGCATGCGCCAGCGGCGCGAGGCGATGGATTGGCGTGCAGGCATGCTGACTCCGGAGACTGAGCAGTGATGAGAAAAATGACGATCAACAGGAGACAACTTGGTACGAGGCTACTCTAGCGCGTAACCGGCACAAATACATGACGTCAGCCAACGCTGCAGGCGGCTGATATACTCGTCGGCACAGTACCGGTGGCACGCTCGGGGCATTCTCGCGGGCTGTCACCCTCAAGACCCACAACAGGCAGGAGTCAGCATGACCCGTATCGCAATCATGGGCGTCGCCGGACGCATGGGACGCACGTTGGTCGAGGCCGTCGGTGCAGTGGAAGGTCTGTCGCTGGCGGCGGGCATCGTCGAATCCGGCAGCTCCCTGGCGGGCGTCGACATCGGTGAGCTGGCGGGTCAAGGCCGTCTGGGCGTGGTCGCCAGCGACAGTCTGGCTGCCGTGGTGGATGACTTCGATGTGGTGATCGACTTCACCGCACCGCAAGTGACGCTGGCCAATCTGGCGCTGTGTGCCAAGCACGGCAAGCGCATGGTGATCGGCACGACCGGTTTCACGCCGGAGCAGCTCGAGCAGCTGGATGGCTACCGTGACAGCGTGCCCTTCGTGTTCGCGGCCAACATGAGTTCCGGCGTCAACCTGACCCTCAAGCTGCTGGAGACCGCCGCGCGTGCCTTGGGCGATGCCGGCTACGACATCGAGATCATCGAGGCGCACCACCGTCACAAGGTCGATGCCCCCTCCGGCACGGCGCTGGCGATGGGCGAAGCCGTGGCACATGCCATCGGGCGTGACCTCGCCACCCACGGTGTCTTCGCGCGTGAAGGTCAGTGCGGCCCGCGTACCGACAAGGAAATCGGCTTCGCCACCGTGCGTGCCGGTGACATCGTCGGTGAGCACACCGTGATGTTCGCCACCGAAGGCGAGCGCATCGAGATCACCCACAAGGCGTCCAGCCGCATGACGTTCGCCAAGGGCGCGGCACGTGCAGCCGAATGGTTGTCAGGGCGTGAAGTCGGCCGTTATGACATGCAGGATGTGCTGGGGCTCAAGTGAGCGAAGTGGAGAGCAACGTGGGGAGCGAAATGGAGAGCGAAGCGCTGAGATGACAGTCTGGCGACATTCAGGAGAATTTCTTGAAAGCTGTCTCGGTGGGCAGGATGCGGCGCAAGTGTGAGCCACCAGGGCCGCCTTGTGCCGCTGGACTGCTTCGCTTTACAAGCGGTGTGCAGTGTCCTGGCTTGGCCAAGGGTTTCGTCAAGCTGACCGCAGCGACGAAACGACCGTATCGTGGGCCTTGTCGCCTGTTGGCGGGGCATGCGCGGGGTGGTCAGCACTCAAGGATTCCGGTAATCTCTACCCAATTTGGCCACGTTCTTGGCCGCCCTATTGGTTGCCGTTTTGGCAGCGCTCGGGCCAGCAGCATTCCGAAGAATGATAACAAGCGGGATGAAACCTGATTTTTCGGTTTCGTCCCGCTTTTTTGCAACCTGAATTTGCCGCTTCTGGCGCACGTCTGTCCAGTGACAGACTCTCGGCAGAAGTCGGCAGCGGGACACAGGCTCGGCGAATGCCGAGCACGATAATCAAGCAGCATGTCCGGTGTTCGACCGCGGATTCCGGGCAGGAAAGTGGACACTATGGGGAGGACGTTGCGTTGATCAAACCCGCGATACTGGCCTTGGAAGACGGCAGTGTATTTCACGGCAGCGCCATCGGTGCTGATGGGCAGACCAGCGGCGAGGTGGTGTTCAACACCGCCATGACCGGCTACCAGGAAATCCTGACCGATCCCTCCTACACCCGACAGATCGTCACTCTGACGTATCCGCACATCGGCAATACCGGCATCAACGACGAGGATACCGAGTCCGATCATGTCGCGGCCGCCGGCCTGGTCATCCGCGACCTCCCGCTGCTGGCCAGCAACTTCCGTTCCACTCGCTCCCTCGATCAGTACCTGCGCGACGAGAATGTCGTCGGCATCGCTGACATCGATACGCGTCGCCTGACGCGCATCCTGCGCGAGAAGGGCTCCCTGAACGGTGCCATCCTCGCCGGTGAAGATGCCCAGGGTGATGATGCCGTCGAACGCGCGCTGGAAGCGGCACGCGCCTTCCCGGGTCTGAAGGGCATGGACCTGGCCAAGGAAGCCTCCTGCAGCGAGCAGTTCGAGTGGCACGAAGGCGAATGGACACTGGGCGAAGGCTACGCTGATACCCGTGAGTCCGAGCGTCCCTTCCACGTGGTCGCCTACGACTACGGCGTCAAGCACAACATCCTGCGCATGCTGGCATCCCGCGGCTGCCGCCTGACCGTCGTGCCGGCTCAGACGCCTGCCGCTGAGGTGCTGGCGCTCAACCCGGATGGCGTCTTCCTGTCCAACGGCCCGGGCGACCCCGAGCCCTGCGACTACGCCATCACCGCGATTCGTGAAGTGCTCGAGACCGACACGCCGGTCTTCGGCATCTGCCTGGGTCACCAGCTGCTGGCACTGGCCTCCGGCGCGACCACGGTCAAGATGGGCCACGGTCATCACGGTGCCAACCACCCGGTACAGGACCTCGACAGCGGTGTGGTGATGATCACCAGCCAGAACCACGGCTTCGCAGTGGATGAAGCGGGCATGCCGAGCAGCCTGCGCGCGACGCACAAGTCGCTGTTTGACGGTAGCCTGCAGGGCATCGAGCGCACCGACCGCCCGGCCTTCAGCTTCCAGGGTCACCCGGAAGCCAGTCCCGGCCCGCAGGACGTCGCCCCGCTGTTCGATCGTTTCATCGAGATGATGCGCGCGCGACGCTGAGCCGAGCGCAGGCCCGAGGGCCTGATCCATCGTTGAGTTCAGTCACCAGATCATTGCGGGAAGAGACATGCCGAAACGTACAGACCTAAACAGCATCCTGATCATCGGCGCCGGCCCCATCGTCATCGGCCAGGCGTGCGAGTTCGACTATTCCGGCGCACAGGCCTGCAAGGCCCTGCGTGAAGAGGGTTACCGGGTCATCCTGGTCAACTCCAACCCGGCAACCATCATGACCGACCCGGTGATGGCCGATGCGACCTATATCGAGCCGATCACCTGGGAAACCGTGGCGCGCATCATCGAGAAGGAGCGCCCGGACGCCATCCTGCCGACCATGGGCGGCCAGACTGCGCTGAACTGTGCGCTGGCGCTGGAGCGCGAAGGCGTGCTCGAGCAGTACGGTGTCGAGATGATCGGTGCCAACGCCGACACCATCGACAAGGCCGAAGACCGTGATCGCTTCGACAAGGCGATGAAGAAGATCGGTCTGGCGTGCCCGAAGGCCAAGGTCGCGCACTCCATGGAAGAGGCCTGGGAAATCCAGGCCGAGCTGGGCTTCCCGTCCATCATCCGTCCCAGCTTCACCATGGGCGGCTCCGGCGGCGGCGTGGCGTACAACCGTGAAGAATTCGAAGAGATCTGCCATCGCGGCTTCGAGCTGTCGCCGACCCGCGAGCTGTTGATCGACGAATCGCTGCTGGGCTGGAAGGAATATGAGATGGAGGTCGTTCGTGACAAGAACGACAACTGCATCATCGTCTGTGCCATTGAGAACTTCGACCCGATGGGCGTGCACACCGGCGACTCCATCACTGTCGCCCCGGCCCAGACCCTGACCGACAAGGAATACCAGCTGATGCGTGATGCATCGCTGGCCGTTCTGCGTGAGATCGGCGTCGAGACCGGCGGTTCCAACGTCCAGTTCGGCATCTGCCCGGACACTGGTCGCATGGTCGTGATCGAGATGAACCCGCGCGTGTCGCGTTCCTCGGCGCTGGCTTCCAAGGCGACCGGTTTCCCGATCGCCAAGATCGCCGCCAAGCTGGCAGTCGGCTACACCCTGGACGAGCTGCAGAACGATATCACCGGTGGCAAGACGCCGGCGTCCTTCGAGCCGTCCATCGATTACGTCGTCACCAAGATTCCGCGCTTCACCTTCGAGAAGTTCCCGCAGGCCAATGACCGCCTGACCACGCAGATGAAGTCGGTCGGCGAAGTCATGGCCATCGGCCGTACCTTCCAGGAATCCCTGCAGAAGGCCCTGCGTGGCATGGAGACCGGCGTTGATGGTCTCGATCCGATCGTCGAGAACTTCAGCGACGAGAACATGGCGCGTATCAAGGGCGAGCTGCAGGCTGCCGGTGCCGAGCGTATCTTCTACATCGCCGATGCCATGCGTGCCGGTCTCGATATCGAAGAGATCTTCCGCCTCACCAACATCGACCGCTGGTACCTGGTGCAGCTGGCCGACCTGATCGCTCAGGAAGGCGCAGTGGCCGCAAGCTCGCTGGGCGAGATGGACGCCGATCGTCTGTTCCGTCTCAAGCGCAAGGGCTTCAGCGATGCGCGCCTGGCGCGTCTGATGGGCGTGTCCGAGAAGGCCTTCCGCAAGCACCGTCAGAAGCAGGGCATCCGTCCGGTCTACAAGCGCGTCGACACCTGTGCCGCCGAATTCGCGTCCGACACCGCCTACATGTACTCCACCTATGAGGAAGAGTGCGAGGCGGAAGTCAGCGACAAGAAGAAGATCATGGTGCTGGGTGGCGGTCCGAACCGTATCGGCCAGGGCATCGAGTTCGACTATTGCTGTGTCCACGCCTCCCTCGCCATGCGCGCGGACGGCTACGAGACCATCATGGTCAACTGCAATCCGGAAACGGTCTCGACCGACTACGACACTTCCGATCGCCTCTACTTCGAGCCGGTCACCCTGGAAGACGTGCTGGAGATCGCCGACAAGGAACAGCCGGTCGGTGTCATCGTCCAGTTCGGTGGTCAGACGCCGCTGAAGCTGGCGCGTGAGCTCGAAGCCGCCGGTGTGCCGATCATCGGTACCACGCCGGACGCCATCGACCGCGCCGAAGACCGCGAGCGTTTCCAGCAGATGATCGAGAAGCTCGGTCTCATCCAGCCGGAAAACGCCACCGCGCGCAGCTTCGAGGAGGCCTTCGTCAAGGCCGAGGTCATCGGCTACCCGCTGGTGGTGCGCCCGAGCTACGTACT
It includes:
- the dnaJ gene encoding molecular chaperone DnaJ codes for the protein MSKRDYYEVLGVERGADTKDIKKAYRRLAQKHHPDRNPDDETSAEKFREVSEAYEVLSDADKRAAYDQFGHAGVDGQGGGGFGGGGFGGGGAGGFGDVFGDVFGDIFGGGGGRRNPNAPQRGSDLRYNLDLDLESAVAGTTVDIRVPRLAACGHCDGDGAEPGSSKETCPTCNGMGKVRMQQGFFAVEQACPTCHGRGEKISVPCRKCHGEGRVQESKTLSVKIPPGVDTGDRIRLNGEGEGGVNGGPSGDLYVQVNLREHDIFKRDGRHLQCEVPISFVDAALGGELNVPTLDGRVVLKIPAETQTGKLFRLRGKGVKPVRGGPAGDLLCKVVIETPVSLNEEQKELLRQFQQSLGDTGKSHSPKENSFFDGVKKFFEDMKP
- a CDS encoding esterase-like activity of phytase family protein; this encodes MPARQSIASRRWRMLQTIAATTALAGLLSACGVHPRPYTLASPEQKSEFPEIQWCGTLRLPGKWLDDTPVGGLSDIGWDQDESLLYAVSDRGWLHRLRLAFRHGELVGAKALNTYTLRDETDVSLRGTLSDAEGLQLLRANNDRRGDSRLVISFEQQPRVEHFLPSGLAVNEPFTPMGARGAAPNNGMEALTLHPKYGLLAGLEATPEGMSEGMTRIFSLDDKHEWSYPLASDTGSSLTAMEMLPDGDMLMLERAFSPPFPLVISLRRAHLGEPGTQAEVRTLARLSSGDGWSLDNFEGLTHLEGNRFLMISDDNFSSFQTTLLSCFAVIEPEAFTAETAPE
- the dapB gene encoding 4-hydroxy-tetrahydrodipicolinate reductase, with the translated sequence MTRIAIMGVAGRMGRTLVEAVGAVEGLSLAAGIVESGSSLAGVDIGELAGQGRLGVVASDSLAAVVDDFDVVIDFTAPQVTLANLALCAKHGKRMVIGTTGFTPEQLEQLDGYRDSVPFVFAANMSSGVNLTLKLLETAARALGDAGYDIEIIEAHHRHKVDAPSGTALAMGEAVAHAIGRDLATHGVFAREGQCGPRTDKEIGFATVRAGDIVGEHTVMFATEGERIEITHKASSRMTFAKGAARAAEWLSGREVGRYDMQDVLGLK
- the carA gene encoding glutamine-hydrolyzing carbamoyl-phosphate synthase small subunit → MIKPAILALEDGSVFHGSAIGADGQTSGEVVFNTAMTGYQEILTDPSYTRQIVTLTYPHIGNTGINDEDTESDHVAAAGLVIRDLPLLASNFRSTRSLDQYLRDENVVGIADIDTRRLTRILREKGSLNGAILAGEDAQGDDAVERALEAARAFPGLKGMDLAKEASCSEQFEWHEGEWTLGEGYADTRESERPFHVVAYDYGVKHNILRMLASRGCRLTVVPAQTPAAEVLALNPDGVFLSNGPGDPEPCDYAITAIREVLETDTPVFGICLGHQLLALASGATTVKMGHGHHGANHPVQDLDSGVVMITSQNHGFAVDEAGMPSSLRATHKSLFDGSLQGIERTDRPAFSFQGHPEASPGPQDVAPLFDRFIEMMRARR
- the carB gene encoding carbamoyl-phosphate synthase large subunit, with translation MPKRTDLNSILIIGAGPIVIGQACEFDYSGAQACKALREEGYRVILVNSNPATIMTDPVMADATYIEPITWETVARIIEKERPDAILPTMGGQTALNCALALEREGVLEQYGVEMIGANADTIDKAEDRDRFDKAMKKIGLACPKAKVAHSMEEAWEIQAELGFPSIIRPSFTMGGSGGGVAYNREEFEEICHRGFELSPTRELLIDESLLGWKEYEMEVVRDKNDNCIIVCAIENFDPMGVHTGDSITVAPAQTLTDKEYQLMRDASLAVLREIGVETGGSNVQFGICPDTGRMVVIEMNPRVSRSSALASKATGFPIAKIAAKLAVGYTLDELQNDITGGKTPASFEPSIDYVVTKIPRFTFEKFPQANDRLTTQMKSVGEVMAIGRTFQESLQKALRGMETGVDGLDPIVENFSDENMARIKGELQAAGAERIFYIADAMRAGLDIEEIFRLTNIDRWYLVQLADLIAQEGAVAASSLGEMDADRLFRLKRKGFSDARLARLMGVSEKAFRKHRQKQGIRPVYKRVDTCAAEFASDTAYMYSTYEEECEAEVSDKKKIMVLGGGPNRIGQGIEFDYCCVHASLAMRADGYETIMVNCNPETVSTDYDTSDRLYFEPVTLEDVLEIADKEQPVGVIVQFGGQTPLKLARELEAAGVPIIGTTPDAIDRAEDRERFQQMIEKLGLIQPENATARSFEEAFVKAEVIGYPLVVRPSYVLGGRAMEIVYSAAELENYMTHAVKVSNDSPVLLDHFLNAAIEVDIDAVSDGKQVVIGAIMQHIEQAGIHSGDSACALPPYSLPADVQEEMREQVKRMALELNVVGLMNVQLAWQDGVIYVIEVNPRASRTVPFVSKCIGQSLAQIAARCMAGQTLEEIGFTQEIVPTFYSVKEAVLPFAKFPGVDPILSPEMKSTGEVMGSGDTFAEAFYKAQLGAGEAIPALTGDRKAFLSVREFDKAGVIEVARSLVTLGFTLCATRGTAEVIAAAGLEVEPVNKVFEGRPHIVDMIKNGEIAYIVNTTEGRQAINDSSVIRRTALAHKVPYATTLAGANAVCMALAYGNDVKVRRLQDMHAGVMI